A stretch of Salvelinus alpinus chromosome 4, SLU_Salpinus.1, whole genome shotgun sequence DNA encodes these proteins:
- the LOC139573315 gene encoding transmembrane protein 100, whose amino-acid sequence MDTLDPSALPGATTAVTYDSKSEMVTLPGGVVSVAGITVITGGAELSCGSCMLAFGVWGTLIGLSVVALGIWDQSVQVGGRTSHLLGLGLVVLAISFGVVGSVVGFRFLTKRGDITREEREDGKVVLIGERGRSVKKTVTV is encoded by the coding sequence ATGGACACCCTGGATCCCTCTGCTCTCCCAGGTGCCACCACCGCCGTGACCTATGACTCCAAATCAGAGATGGTGACCCTACCAGGAGGGGTTGTCTCCGTGGCAGGCATCACCGTGATAACCGGGGGCGCTGAACTGTCCTGTGGCTCCTGCATGCTAGCCTTTGGTGTTTGGGGCACTCTGATTGGCCTAAGCGTGGTTGCCCTGGGTATCTGGGACCAATCAGTGCAGGTCGGGGGCCGGACCTCGCACCTCCTGGGGCTGGGATTGGTGGTTCTGGCTATCAGTTTTGGGGTGGTGGGCAGTGTGGTGGGCTTTCGCTTCCTGACGAAGAGGGGAGATATaacgagggaggagagggaggatgggaaggtGGTGCTcataggggagagagggaggagtgttaAAAAAACTGTgactgtgtaa
- the rcvrn2 gene encoding recoverin 2, with product MGNAKSSAISKEILEDLKLNTKFTENELCQWYENFQKQCPTGRISPEEFETIYARFFPDSEAKTYAQHVFRSFDTNEDGTLDFKEYIIALHMTSSGKTTRKLEWAFSLFDVDKNGYITKTEVEVICQAIFKLIPKEDLPKLPADENTPEKRANKLWGFFEKPDNDRLAEGEFIKGVTENENAMRLIHYEPITD from the exons ATGGGGAACGCCAAGAGCAGTGCTATTTCCAAGGAGATCCTGGAGGACCTGAAGCTCAACACCAAGTTCACGGAGAACGAGTTGTGCCAGTGGTACGAGAACTTCCAGAAGCAGTGTCCCACCGGACGCATCTCGCCAGAGGAGTTCGAGACGATCTACGCGCGCTTCTTCCCCGATAGCGAAGCCAAGACCTACGCTCAGCATGTGTTCCGTTCATTCGACACCAACGAGGACGGCACTCTGGACTTCAAGGAATACATCATTGCACTGCACATGACCTCCAGTGGGAAGACGACGAGGAAGCTGGAGTGGGCCTTCTCACTGTTCGACGTGGACAAGAACGGATACATCACCAAGACAGAAGTGGAAGTCATCTGCCAG gcCATCTTTAAACTAATCCCCAAGGAAGATCTGCCCAAATTACCGGCCGACGAGAATACACCAGAGAAGAGAGCCAACAAACTGTGGGGATTCTTTGAGAAACCAGACAACG accgGTTGGCAGAGGGAGAGTTCATCAAGGGGGTGACCGAGAACGAAAACGCCATGCGTCTCATCCACTACGAACCCATCACTGACTAG